TCGGATTTTTGTGTACGGAATATAAATCAACATGCATTTGGCCGTCGCGAAATTGAGATAGCTGAGCAAGGTAAGCCAGATAGTATAATTTAGAGCACATTTTGTGCAGTGAACGCGTACATATGGGGTGCACATGACAAGCGCGATAAACGattaaaagcgaaaaaaatctcttcaagATTATTTTAAGCCTTATCGCTCATCAAACAAAacgtttcattttaataattttatttcatatctcTGCCACGATACTACTTGAAGAAATTTGtagaggagaaaaaatttgtagttGACACGATTAATTATTACCACACATGGATTGTTATTATTAGAGTATACCTTTTGTATTGTTTGAACAAATTGAAACAActactttttgtgttttgcaaTTATCACGTGCCTTTGAAAAATGTCTACAATTCTACACAATGACGCGTGATAAGAGAGGTgtcttcaaaagaaaaaaaataaagaagcgGATATCTCACTTTTTTATggctgtttattttttttatttttattgtcacaaaaaaattccagtagaaaaaaatgtgtttgtgtttaatgacttaattaattaaatgcgaTTTTAATGAGGGTTTTGTCCATTTTTAGCgccttttttttgataaattaaagacattattgactaattttttttcttaaatttgttttattgtaATTACTGCTTTAGACAACTTTATAAggcgattttaattttttttttaattttttttattttattttttttttttttttttaaaataaattatttttcaagggtttataaaaattttgctgaaaaaaatttttgaaagattttactgaaataatttgaaaacgtaaaaatatacatatccaaataaagttcaagaaaaaatcggaaaaaatataaaaaaataaatttaggacataaaaataaataaatttgatggaaaaatcaatttatgcaaataaggttaaaattagattgatatttttattttatatactttttgtttaaatttttactttttatattataaatttatttttttatttattattatattttaattattaaattttgtagaaaCTCTAAGCAGAAAatcttagaatttttaatttcaaattttttttaagaatttcattagaaaaaaattattttaattttttcttagaatttaattattttcttcctcaagattcaaaaaataaataattaatatttgtttttaaataaataaaaaatttaataaattttaaattaaattatttttaattaaatttttatttaaaaattttattttatattattttttattttttttacttaacgagacttttaaacttttgagcgataaataaaatttatttagagaaatattattaaaaataaataataaattgttaaaacattattaaaaaaatttaaaaaataatttaaaaatatttaaatatagaaatataaaaaaatgaatatcttCGTTAAATAtcgtttcaaaaataaaaattttatgggaaatttccatatttttgcaaaaaaaaataatcttaagcCCTTTTAAGTGCCTCATTATATTCAGCAAATCCAAGAATTTTATTGCTCGCAAAcattacttaattaaaatgtgactaaaatgtaatttaaaatgcaaattcaTGAGACTGCGACAAGGCACGATCGACGGCGACGGATGTTTTATCTTGTAGCACGGCTTCAGTCACATgcggaatttttttctttcaatattattacataaaaagtataaaaaaaattcttagtgTCGCGCTGCATTTATCGACCGTCTTAAAGGAACGTTAGATGCCGCACAcaattaataatgataataaatcgtttttatttttacccgAACACAATTTTCTCAGCAACGGCGGCGGTGTCGTGTTAAAGTACCCATTTTACACGAAATCAATATTCGATGCGCGAtgcagacaatttttttttgcaaacatcTTGCACTTGACctgtttcattattttattttttttttcaatttttttagagatgcCCGGAATAATGGCTCTTCGTAAACGTGCTTCCGACGACAAACCCTTGAAAAACGCCAAAATTGTCGGTTGCACTCACATAAATGCCCAGACAGCAGTATTAATTGAGACGTTGGCAGCCTTGGGAGCGACAATTCGATGGGCAGCTTGCAACATTTATTCCACGCAGAACGAGGTTGCGGCGGCACTTGCGGAAGCGGGATTCTCCGTGTTTGCATGGCGCGGCGAAATTGAGGAAGATTTTTGGTGGTGCATCGACAAATGCGTCAATTCGGAGAACTGGCAACCGAACATGATTCTCGATGATGGCGGCGATGCGACGCATTTGATGCTGAAAAAGTATCCGGCAATGTTTAAGATGATCAAGGGAATTGTGGAGGAAAGTGTTACGGGAGTGCATCGTTTGTACCAGTTGTCGAAGACGGGCAAACTGACGATTCCCGCAATGAATGTCAATGATTCCGTAACAAAGACAAAGTTTGATAATTTGTACAGTTGTAAAGAGTCCGTTATTGACAGGTGAGTGatttctaatgaaattttttcgtcaataGAGATTGAATTTGAActtgaatttatgaaaaatatttaaaagagacaaaaatatcaagtttttgagaaattttgataaatttaatataaaatatttgctgaattttctcaatttctaaatttttttgtaaaaatttgtctgaaCTGAACTGGATCATAACAAAGaataagaaatataaaaaaatttaactcaaatataaatttttagataacattcgttcaaaattttaaactaaaaataattttttatacgaattttaaataatatacattaaatttttttagagtgaattaattaaattaaaatttattttaaatatcatttagatataaaaatgataagaattatacatttaattttttttttattaatttttataataaatattaatgtaaatatataaatattatatttttaataatcttaaaattaatatttattttttattatattttttttttttttttttttttgttaatgttgataatttttaatttcaattaattttagcaaatattttattattttttttaatataaaaatattcatttttttataaaataaataaaaattgttcaaacaattaaaaattaatatctaattatgaaattaattaacattagcataaaaaaataataaatatttataatgtttaaaaatattatttttagtgtaatattaatatttaatatatttactttaatatttattataaaaaaataattaataaattaaatgtattattattttatatccaAATTATATTCATAACAAAAACTTAAGGACTGAaccttaatattaaaaaaatattttttgaattttttcgtataaaaacatggaaaaataataattttatattaaaaaattattcaaattaaaaaataaataaataaaaagcaacaactagcttaaaaattaaaaaaaaaataaagttaataaattagaagaaaaattaataattaaattaaatattatcagttgagatgaaaattattttttatattttttttttaattgtacactaaaatatcaaatttttgtctcaaattatgctctttttgttaaaatttctttaaaactttaattttttctttcagtttaAAACGATCAACGGACATAATGTTCGGCGGAAAGCAAGCCGTAGTTTGTGGTTACGGCGAAGTCGGCAAAGGATGCACTCAAGCACTGAAAGGCCTTGGTTGTATCTGTTACGTTACCGAAATTGACCCGATCTGCGCATTACAAGCCAGGTATgcaaatccattaaaattatccatcgaattttgtgcaattaaataaaatttttcgcattttgcAGCATGGATGGCTTCCGTGTGGTAAAATTGAACGAAGTTATTCGCAACGTCGACATTGTCATCACCTGTACGGGCAACAAAAATGTCGTGGTGCGCGAACACATGGACAAAATGAAGAGCGGTTGCATCGTGTGCAACATGGGACACTCGAATACGGAAATCGATGTCAATAGTTTGCGTACGCCGGATCTCACGTGGGAAAAGGTCCGTTCGCAGGTCGACCATATTGTGTGGCCCGACAACAAACGCATCATTTTGCTCGCCGAAGGACGTTTAGTCAATTTGTCGTGTTCCAGTATACCGAGCTTCGTTGTTTCCATC
The sequence above is drawn from the Culicoides brevitarsis isolate CSIRO-B50_1 chromosome 1, AGI_CSIRO_Cbre_v1, whole genome shotgun sequence genome and encodes:
- the LOC134828130 gene encoding adenosylhomocysteinase-like 1 isoform X3 — translated: MHNSPTVEFISGILSVGVSSLSSSSYTGSSSEEDDVSPREKIQKNTKGFSDFCVRNINQHAFGRREIEIAEQEMPGIMALRKRASDDKPLKNAKIVGCTHINAQTAVLIETLAALGATIRWAACNIYSTQNEVAAALAEAGFSVFAWRGEIEEDFWWCIDKCVNSENWQPNMILDDGGDATHLMLKKYPAMFKMIKGIVEESVTGVHRLYQLSKTGKLTIPAMNVNDSVTKTKFDNLYSCKESVIDSLKRSTDIMFGGKQAVVCGYGEVGKGCTQALKGLGCICYVTEIDPICALQASMDGFRVVKLNEVIRNVDIVITCTGNKNVVVREHMDKMKSGCIVCNMGHSNTEIDVNSLRTPDLTWEKVRSQVDHIVWPDNKRIILLAEGRLVNLSCSSIPSFVVSITSATQALALIELFNAPPGRYKSDVYLLPKKMDEYVASLHLPTFDAHLTELSDEQAKYMGLNKAGPFKPNYYRY
- the LOC134828130 gene encoding adenosylhomocysteinase-like 1 isoform X1, coding for MDSTITPINSVGSIENSTSKVSFLSDQPVHDPGPSHGVKDKPTSSALKKTSRYRSRSLSASSTDSYSSASYTGSSSEEDDVSPREKIQKNTKGFSDFCVRNINQHAFGRREIEIAEQEMPGIMALRKRASDDKPLKNAKIVGCTHINAQTAVLIETLAALGATIRWAACNIYSTQNEVAAALAEAGFSVFAWRGEIEEDFWWCIDKCVNSENWQPNMILDDGGDATHLMLKKYPAMFKMIKGIVEESVTGVHRLYQLSKTGKLTIPAMNVNDSVTKTKFDNLYSCKESVIDSLKRSTDIMFGGKQAVVCGYGEVGKGCTQALKGLGCICYVTEIDPICALQASMDGFRVVKLNEVIRNVDIVITCTGNKNVVVREHMDKMKSGCIVCNMGHSNTEIDVNSLRTPDLTWEKVRSQVDHIVWPDNKRIILLAEGRLVNLSCSSIPSFVVSITSATQALALIELFNAPPGRYKSDVYLLPKKMDEYVASLHLPTFDAHLTELSDEQAKYMGLNKAGPFKPNYYRY
- the LOC134828130 gene encoding adenosylhomocysteinase-like 1 isoform X2; this encodes MSVYDSQALEEKGKRKMSNSFKYQWKSLRGTVFSTESSSYTGSSSEEDDVSPREKIQKNTKGFSDFCVRNINQHAFGRREIEIAEQEMPGIMALRKRASDDKPLKNAKIVGCTHINAQTAVLIETLAALGATIRWAACNIYSTQNEVAAALAEAGFSVFAWRGEIEEDFWWCIDKCVNSENWQPNMILDDGGDATHLMLKKYPAMFKMIKGIVEESVTGVHRLYQLSKTGKLTIPAMNVNDSVTKTKFDNLYSCKESVIDSLKRSTDIMFGGKQAVVCGYGEVGKGCTQALKGLGCICYVTEIDPICALQASMDGFRVVKLNEVIRNVDIVITCTGNKNVVVREHMDKMKSGCIVCNMGHSNTEIDVNSLRTPDLTWEKVRSQVDHIVWPDNKRIILLAEGRLVNLSCSSIPSFVVSITSATQALALIELFNAPPGRYKSDVYLLPKKMDEYVASLHLPTFDAHLTELSDEQAKYMGLNKAGPFKPNYYRY
- the LOC134828130 gene encoding adenosylhomocysteinase-like 1 isoform X4, encoding MWRDSRGEMCDHHSMCNSSYTGSSSEEDDVSPREKIQKNTKGFSDFCVRNINQHAFGRREIEIAEQEMPGIMALRKRASDDKPLKNAKIVGCTHINAQTAVLIETLAALGATIRWAACNIYSTQNEVAAALAEAGFSVFAWRGEIEEDFWWCIDKCVNSENWQPNMILDDGGDATHLMLKKYPAMFKMIKGIVEESVTGVHRLYQLSKTGKLTIPAMNVNDSVTKTKFDNLYSCKESVIDSLKRSTDIMFGGKQAVVCGYGEVGKGCTQALKGLGCICYVTEIDPICALQASMDGFRVVKLNEVIRNVDIVITCTGNKNVVVREHMDKMKSGCIVCNMGHSNTEIDVNSLRTPDLTWEKVRSQVDHIVWPDNKRIILLAEGRLVNLSCSSIPSFVVSITSATQALALIELFNAPPGRYKSDVYLLPKKMDEYVASLHLPTFDAHLTELSDEQAKYMGLNKAGPFKPNYYRY
- the LOC134828130 gene encoding adenosylhomocysteinase-like 1 isoform X5 encodes the protein MVKDDRKFSLATSYTGSSSEEDDVSPREKIQKNTKGFSDFCVRNINQHAFGRREIEIAEQEMPGIMALRKRASDDKPLKNAKIVGCTHINAQTAVLIETLAALGATIRWAACNIYSTQNEVAAALAEAGFSVFAWRGEIEEDFWWCIDKCVNSENWQPNMILDDGGDATHLMLKKYPAMFKMIKGIVEESVTGVHRLYQLSKTGKLTIPAMNVNDSVTKTKFDNLYSCKESVIDSLKRSTDIMFGGKQAVVCGYGEVGKGCTQALKGLGCICYVTEIDPICALQASMDGFRVVKLNEVIRNVDIVITCTGNKNVVVREHMDKMKSGCIVCNMGHSNTEIDVNSLRTPDLTWEKVRSQVDHIVWPDNKRIILLAEGRLVNLSCSSIPSFVVSITSATQALALIELFNAPPGRYKSDVYLLPKKMDEYVASLHLPTFDAHLTELSDEQAKYMGLNKAGPFKPNYYRY